The following DNA comes from Oceanococcus atlanticus.
AAGCGCCGCGAGCACCGAATCGGCCCGCTCAGCGCCGCCCACGCAAGTGTGCACCCGCGCATCTTCGGCATGAGCACAATCTGCCCAGTGTGTGTCGTCGGCGCTCAGCGCCAGCATGACCGCGCTGATGCGCGGCTGCGCCAGCAAACGGGCCAGACAGTGGTCCAGCACGCGCTGGCCATTGAGCATACGGTATTGCTTGGGCACATCCCCTGGAAGGCGTTGCCCTACGCCCGCGGCGGGCACGATCGCCCACAAACCCGAATTCATCAATGAACGATCAGATAAAAGGTTTCACCGGGGCGGACCATGCCAAGATCCGCCCGCGCGTGATATTCGATGGCATCCGGGTCGGTTTCCAGCCGCTCGATTTCGGCTTCAAGCGCCTGGTTGCGCACCCGCAACTGGGTGTTGTGGGTGGCTGCGGCCTCGACCTGAGCGCTCAGATCGGCAGCGTCAAGCCAGCCGCCCGGCCCTATCCAGAGCCGGTACTGCAGGTAGATGATCCCCGCACCGATGATTACCCAGGTCGAACGCGGCATGGTCGCAGTTTAGCAAAAGGCCGCGATGTCG
Coding sequences within:
- a CDS encoding FtsB family cell division protein gives rise to the protein MPRSTWVIIGAGIIYLQYRLWIGPGGWLDAADLSAQVEAAATHNTQLRVRNQALEAEIERLETDPDAIEYHARADLGMVRPGETFYLIVH